The Candida dubliniensis CD36 chromosome 2, complete sequence genome contains a region encoding:
- a CDS encoding ribosomal biogenesis protein, putative (from Pfam: this nucleolar family of proteins are involved in 60S ribosomal biogenesis; specifically, in the processing beyond the 27S stage of 25S rRNA maturation.), whose product MSEEIIPKNSSKPQSSRKGKRAWRKNIDIQDIEQNLQDKRDEEIVLGKQVTGDFVIDDTPSSKAGKLPKKLKTKEILTNKSKIPALINQRHQKRGENTIQGVKKTDLLRLIQLNGGKFKSEDKYVHRLEQDGIVSGSSQDLWDDADFNEKKKKKIPDFIESTAEVTKATVVPKTLKVKPIKITTNELTDKKIHAGKSYNPSLESWKELISQEYDIEYKHELTRQQIEEHRNKIQELMVTLDGNMLSDSDDDDEDDDKVEEEEQLNENGEKDYSLSINKPNKIKIKTKTKRNKELKHKERVKLEQEIKELKKQLKDLSNLDEILEKQVAKDKNQPNEKKRKRREKLFKYSLVETPLEVKLSDELSGNLKNLKPEGNLYYDQMLSLQSSGKIESRVPVSKKRKYSKKITEKWTYKDFK is encoded by the coding sequence AAACTTACAAGACAAAagagatgaagaaattgtgCTTGGGAAACAAGTAACTGGTGattttgttattgatgACACACCTAGTAGCAAAGCTGGGAAATTAccaaagaaattgaaaaccaAAGAGATTTTAACTAATAAATCTAAAATACCTGcattaatcaatcaaagaCATCAGAAAAGGGGAGAAAACACTATTCAAGGGGTCAAAAAAACTGATCTTTTAAGATTGATTCAACTAAATGGGGGGAAATTCAAAAGCGAGGATAAATACGTTCATCGTTTGGAACAGGATGGAATTGTGAGCGGGTCAAGTCAAGATTTATGGGATGATGCtgattttaatgaaaagaagaagaagaagattccCGACTTTATCGAATCTACAGCAGAGGTTACTAAGGCAACAGTTGTTCCTAAAACTTTAAAGGTGAAACCAATTAAAATCACAACTAATGAATTGACCGATAAAAAGATTCATGCTGGTAAATCATATAATCCATCTTTAGAGTCTTGGAAAGAGTTGATTAGTCAGGAATATGACATTGAATATAAACACGAATTAACTCGACAACAAATTGAGGAACATCGTAATAAGATCCAGGAGTTGATGGTTACTTTAGATGGTAATATGTTATCCGATAGtgacgatgatgacgaAGACGATGACAAagtggaagaagaagagcAGTTGAATGAAAATGGTGAAAAGGATTATTCCTTATCTATTAATAAACCTAATAAAATCAAGATCAAAACTAAGaccaaaagaaataaagaGTTAAAGCACAAGGAAAGAGTCAAGTTGGAGcaagaaatcaaagaattgaagaagCAGTTGAAAGATTTGTCGAATTTGGATGAAATATTAGAAAAACAAGTAGCTAAAGATAAGAACCAAccaaatgaaaagaaacgtaagagaagagaaaaattgtttaaatattCGCTTGTTGAAACTCCATTAGAAGTTAAATTGTCAGATGAGTTGAGTGggaatttgaagaatttgaaaccaGAAGGTAATTTGTACTACGATCAAATGTTGAGTTTACAATCCAGTGGGAAAATCGAATCCAGAGTGCCTGTTagcaagaaaagaaaatattcgAAAAAAATCACTGAAAAATGGACTTACaaagatttcaaataa